The Agrococcus sp. ARC_14 DNA segment GCGCTGTCGGCAGCGGGAGTCGCCGACTACTCGATGTCGAAGACGGTGTCGGCGACCTCGGGGTGCCCATAGGAGGACCGCAGGATGACCTGGGTGGGCTCGACGCCCTCCGGCAGCTGCACCGCGGCGACGGCATCGGTGAACGCCTGCGTGTCAGCGTAGAACACGTCGTTCTCGGCCGTGACGGAGATCGTGTCGCTCCAGTCGTAGGTCTCACCGTCGTCACCCTGCACGAAGATCTCGAACACGCTGCGGAACCCTGCCTGGCCCTCGACGTGCTCGGCGCTGATGAACACGCCGACGAAGTAGGTGCCCGGGTCGGGTTCGCCAGACTGCATGGGCGGGTCTGCCTGCACGCCGGTGACGTTGAACGACCAGGTGTCGCCCAGACCGTCGTCGACCGTGAAGGGAAGATCGCCGCTGCTCGGCGGCGTGCTCGTGCCGGGCTCGGTCGGCTCGGTCGAGGGGTCTGGCGCGGTCGAGGGATCCGGCGCGGTCGAGGGCGATGGAGCGGGCGCGGGCGGCGCCGACGGCAGCGCCGGTGGCAGCGGGAAGCAGCCCGTCAGCGCGAGGGCGCTCGCGCCCAGCACGAGGGCGGCGGCGATGGTGCGGCGGGCATGCGACATGAGCGTCTCCGATCGATCTGCGGCCGCACGGAGCGACCGACCCGAGCCTACGGCCGCCCATCATGGCGGGCGCACAGCAACCACTCAGTCGAGTGAGTCAGCCCGCCACATCCTGGCGCTCACGCGGAGATCTGCGGCGATGTCGGTGAGCCTGGCAGCGAGCTTCGTGTGCTCGGTCGCGCGCTCCGGGTGCGCGGCATCATCCAGGTGCGCGACCTGCACGGCGCCGGCGGCGGTCACGGTCGCGAACGCGGCAGCGCGCTCGAGCGCCATCGCGAAGTCGCCCGCGAAGACGCCGCGCAGGATCGTGTCCGAGAGCGCCCGCAGCTCATCGGGGCTTGCCGGTGCCGGCACTCCCGCGACCACCGGCGCCGCCGTGGGCAGCGCATCCGCCCCCACCTGGTAGAGCCGAGCTGCCTCTTCGGCGCGCTGCGTCACGAGCGCGTGCAGCAGGTGCACGCGCCACAGCGTGCCCGGCAGCGTGTGCGGCCGCGCCTGCGACCAGAGCTCCGCGACGATGTCGATGCCGTCCTCGCGGGCGACGCGCAGGATGCGCTCGACCACCTCGGGGTCGGCGCCGGCGCGCACCCGCGCGAGCAGCGCGTTGGCCGTCTCGCTCGCGAGCTGCAGCCGCACGACGGGATCGACGTCGCCCTCGACCTGCTCGAACCAGTCGTTCGAGAAGCGGGTGGGGCGGTGGAAGTCGTCAGCCATGCGGATCGAGTCTTGCACGTCTCTCGACGACCCGCGCGCCCGACTACCCTGGACGGGCACGGGCCTGTAGCTCAGTCGGTAGAGCATCGGACTTTTAATCCGCTGGTCGTGGGTTCGAGCCCCACCGGGCCCACGAGGTGATGCGGCGATGGCGGGCAAGGTCGACCTGAAGCGGACACTGGACTCCTACCGCGCGAAGCCGGGCGAGTTCCGCGTCATCGACGTGCCCGCGATGCAGTACCTGGCCCTCGACGGGCACGGCGACCCGAACGCGGCTCCGGCATACCGGCAGGCGCTCGAGGCGCTCTACCCGCTCGCCTACGCGCTGAAGTTCGCCAGCAAGCGCGAGCTGGGCCGCGACTACGTCGTCATGCCGCTCGAGGGACTGTGGTGGGCCGACGACGCGACGGCGTTCACCACCGCACGCGACAAGACCCAGTGGAGCTGGACGCTGCTGATGCTGGTGCCCGACTGGATCGGCGCGCCGCTGGTCGAGCAGGCGGCGGATGCGGTGCGCGCGAAGGGCGCTCCGGCACGGCTCGACGAGATCCGGCTCGAGACGCTCGACGAGGGCCGGTGCGTGCAGACGCTGCACATCGGCTCGTTCGACGACGAGGGGCCGGTGCTCGCGCGGATGCACGACGATTTCATCCCGGCGCAGGGACTGCAGATGACCGGGCTGCACCACGAGATCTACCTCAGCGACGCCCGCCGGGTCGAGCCGACGAGGCTGCGCACGATCCTGCGGCAGCCGGTCGGATCGGCGTCTGAGAGCATGACCACATGACGCGCATCAGGCTCGAGGCGACACCGCCGGAGCCGCCGCGCCGCTGGAGCGACAGCGCCGGCGAGTGGGCGCTGGTGCTGGGGGTCATCGCCGTCGCCTGCGTCTTCGTGCCGGTGATCGGCGACTGGATCACGCTGCCGTTCGCACTCGGCGCGGTGCTGCTCGGGTTCGTGGGCATCCGCGGCGCTGCGCACGGCCGCGCTCGGCGGTCGATCATGGCCATGCTCGGGATCCTCCTCGGCGCCGGCTCCCTCGGCGCGGTGCTCGTGCTGCTCATGGCGACGAGCCACAGCGGCTGACGCCGGCCGTCAGCAGCGACAACGCCGAGGGCGAGGGTGCGGATCCACCGCATCCCTCGCCCTTGCCAGTCGGCCTCAGTCGCCCTTCACGTTCACCAGCTGGCGCAGCGTGTGACGCACGCGCACCAGCTCGGCGGCGTCAGCCATGACCTGGTCGATCGGCTTGTACGCCTGCGGGATCTCGTCGATGAACGCGTCGGTGTCGCGGTACTCGATGCCCACCATGGCCTCCCGCAGCTCGTCGCGCGAGAACGTGCGGCGAGCAGCGTTCCTCGACAGCGTGCGCCCGGCACCGTGCGGCGCCGAGTTGAGCGCCACCGGGTTGCCGAGCCCCTCGACCACGTACGACGCCGTGCCCATGGAGCCGGGGATGAGCCCCGGCCGCCCTTCGTCGGCCATGATCGCGCCCTTGCGCGACACCCACACCCGCTTGCCGAAGTGCTGCTCCGACTCGGTGAAGTTGTGGTGGCAGTTGATGCGCTCCTGCTCCTCGATCTCGACCCCGACGAAGCGGCCCAGCTGGTTCGCGACCCGATCCATCATCTCCTCGCGGTTGAGCAGCGCGAAGCGCTGCGCCCACCGCAGCTCGCGGATGTAGGCCGTGAACTCGCGCGTGCCCTCGACCAGGTAGGCCAGATCCGGGTCCGGCAGCTCG contains these protein-coding regions:
- a CDS encoding DNA-directed RNA polymerase subunit beta, whose protein sequence is MADDFHRPTRFSNDWFEQVEGDVDPVVRLQLASETANALLARVRAGADPEVVERILRVAREDGIDIVAELWSQARPHTLPGTLWRVHLLHALVTQRAEEAARLYQVGADALPTAAPVVAGVPAPASPDELRALSDTILRGVFAGDFAMALERAAAFATVTAAGAVQVAHLDDAAHPERATEHTKLAARLTDIAADLRVSARMWRADSLD
- a CDS encoding GyrI-like domain-containing protein — translated: MAGKVDLKRTLDSYRAKPGEFRVIDVPAMQYLALDGHGDPNAAPAYRQALEALYPLAYALKFASKRELGRDYVVMPLEGLWWADDATAFTTARDKTQWSWTLLMLVPDWIGAPLVEQAADAVRAKGAPARLDEIRLETLDEGRCVQTLHIGSFDDEGPVLARMHDDFIPAQGLQMTGLHHEIYLSDARRVEPTRLRTILRQPVGSASESMTT